From a single Nicotiana tomentosiformis chromosome 2, ASM39032v3, whole genome shotgun sequence genomic region:
- the LOC104087062 gene encoding patatin-like protein 1 — MIKTFVAALALVVTFLVLETPIASAATKGKTRVTVLSIDGGGIRGIIPGTILAFLESKLQELDGPNARIADYFDVVAGTSTGGLVTSMLTAPNKDNRPLYAANDITSFYFEHGPKIFPASSRNDVKKIFNIFGGPKYDGRYLRSLVRSKLGNLTMKQTLTHTVIPTFDIKRLQPIIFTTSDARTTVSKDALLSDVCLGTSAAPTYFPPYYFETKDAEGKIRTFDLIDGGVAANNPTLMAITHVSREIKTRKMEYEDMKTADCKKMLVLSLGTGTGTNKEKYNARSASRWGVLGWMYNNGASPLLDIFSDASTDVVDIHVSTMFQSLHNEKNYLRIQNDTLTGEAASTDISTMKNMQTLVQVGKDLLKKPVSRVNLDTGRFEAVHGEGTNEQALIRFAKLLSEERKLRRLDGA, encoded by the exons ATGATTAAGACTTTTGTAGCTGCACTAGCTCTGGTTGTGACCTTTCTAGTCTTGGAAACTCCTATAGCATCTGCTGCTACAAAAGGAAAGACGAGGGTGACCGTTTTAAGCATAGATGGAGGTGGCATCAGAGGCATTATTCCTGGCACTATTCTTGCTTTCCTTGAATCTAAACTTCAG GAACTTGATGGACCTAATGCAAGAATTGCAGACTATTTCGATGTGGTAGCTGGAACAAGTACAGGTGGACTAGTGACCTCAATGCTCACAGCTCCAAACAAGGATAATCGCCCTTTATATGCAGCAAATGACATTACCAGTTTCTACTTTGAGCACGGCCCTAAAATCTTTCCTGCTAGCAG CCGCAACGATGTGAAGAAGATCTTTAATATATTTGGGGGGCCAAAGTACGATGGCAGGTACCTGAGATCATTGGTTAGGTCGAAATTAGGCAATCTTACGATGAAGCAAACGTTAACTCACACAGTTATCCCAACTTTTGATATCAAGCGCCTCCAACCCATCATCTTCACAACTTCTGAC GCAAGAACAACTGTGTCTAAGGATGCTCTACTATCGGACGTCTGTCTTGGTACCTCTGCAGCACCCACCTATTTCCCTCCGTATTATTTTGAGACCAAGGATGCTGAAGGTAAAATACGTACATTTGATCTTATTGATGGAGGTGTAGCTGCAAATAATCCA ACTCTAATGGCAATTACTCACGTTTCAAGAGAAATTAAGACGAGAAAAATGGAATATGAGGATATGAAAACCGCGGACTGCAAGAAAATGTTGGTTCTGTCACTAGGCACGGGTACAGGCACGAATAAAGAAAAGTATAATGCCCGCTCGGCTTCAAGATGGGGCGTACTTGGTTGGATGTACAACAATGGTGCCAGTCCATTGCTAGATATTTTCAGTGATGCAAGTACAGATGTTGTAGATATACATGTTTCAACCATGTTTCAGTCCCTTCACAACGAGAAGAACTACCTCAGAATTCAG AACGATACTTTGACCGGAGAGGCAGCATCAACAGATATTTCGACCATGAAAAATATGCAGACGCTAGTGCAGGTTGGTAAAGATCTACTGAAGAAGCCAGTGTCAAGGGTCAACTTGGACACGGGCCGCTTTGAAGCAGTTCATGGGGAAGGCACCAATGAACAAGCTCTTATTCGATTTGCTAAATTGCTTTCAGAGGAAAGGAAGCTCCGACGATTAGACGGTGCTTAA
- the LOC104087061 gene encoding patatin-like protein 2, whose translation MGRTFVAALTLLVTLHVLLPVMVSAATKGKIVTVLSIDGGGIRGIIPGTLLAFLESKLQDIDGPDARIADYFDVVAGTSTGGLISTMLTAPNKDNRPLYAAKNITNFYMEHGSKIFPESSRSGFVKRITNLFGGPKYDGKYLKTLVKSILGNLTMKQTLTQTVIPAFDIKRLQPIVFTTADAKTHVSRDALLSDICLSTSAAPTYFPVHYFETKDAQGKTRTFDLIDGGVAANNPTLVAISHISKEIMLGKSQYEGMEPMDCKKMMVLSLGTGIGKEEKKYSAAVASSWGVLGWLYNNGASPLLDVFGDASADIVDIHLSTMFQSLQNEKNYLRIQDDSLTGEAASMDISTTKNMKTLVQIGNDLLKKPVSRVNLDTGRYEQVSGEGTNEEALIRFAKLLSEQRKLRQPAEEFTSTRKILQESVKHQ comes from the exons ATGGGTAGAACTTTTGTAGCTGCACTAACTTTATTAGTGACTCTTCATGTTCTACTACCTGTTATGGTTTCTGCTGCTACAAAAGGAAAGATAGTAACAGTTTTGAGCATAGATGGAGGTGGCATCAGAGGCATTATTCCTGGCACCCTTCTTGCTTTCCTTGAATCCAAGCTTCAG GACATAGATGGACCGGATGCAAGAATTGCAGACTATTTTGATGTTGTAGCTGGAACGAGCACAGGTGGACTAATAAGCACCATGCTCACAGCTCCAAACAAGGATAATCGCCCTTTATATGCAGCGAAAAATATTACCAATTTCTATATGGAGCACGGCTCTAAAATCTTTCCTGAGAGCAG CCGCAGCGGGTTTGTCAAGAGAATCACAAATTTATTTGGGGGCCCAAAGTATGACGGAAAATATCTAAAAACATTGGTTAAGTCAATATTAGGCAATCTTACTATGAAGCAAACATTGACTCAAACAGTCATCCCAGCTTTTGATATCAAGCGCCTTCAACCTATCGTCTTCACAACTGCTGAT GCCAAAACTCACGTCTCTAGGGATGCTCTACTATCTGACATCTGCCTTAGTACCTCTGCAGCACCCACCTATTTCCCTGTACATTATTTTGAGACCAAGGATGCTCAAGGGAAAACACGTACATTTGATCTCATTGATGGAGGTGTAGCTGCAAATAATCCA ACTCTAGTGGCAATTAGTCACATTTCGAAAGAAATCATGTTAGGGAAATCCCAATACGAGGGCATGGAACCAATGGACTGTAAGAAAATGATGGTTCTGTCATTGGGGACTGGTATAGGCAAGGAGGAAAAGAAGTATAGCGCAGCCGTGGCTTCCTCGTGGGGTGTACTTGGTTGGTTGTACAACAATGGTGCAAGTCCATTGCTAGACGTTTTTGGTGATGCAAGTGCTGATATTGTGGATATACACCTTTCCACCATGTTTCAGTCCCTTCAAAACGAAAAGAACTATCTTCGAATTCAG GATGATAGTTTGACCGGGGAGGCTGCATCTATGGATATTTCAACCACAAAGAACATGAAAACACTTGTGCAAATTGGTAATGATCTATTAAAGAAGCCTGTGTCAAGAGTTAACTTAGACACCGGTCGCTATGAACAAGTTTCTGGTGAGGGGACCAATGAAGAAGCTCTTATTCGCTTTGCTAAGTTGCTTTCAGAGCAAAGAAAACTTCGACAGCCAGCGGAGGAGTTCACCTCCACTAGGAAAATACTCCAAGAATCTGTCAAACACCAATAA
- the LOC104087066 gene encoding uncharacterized protein — MVYAYNDMALRRNLWKEIMDIYNHTRGPWAVKGDFNSVLHKEDRVGSPVTVAEIRDSRQCYDVCYFQELKSAGAYYTWNNKQSGVDRVLRKIDRILVNMGWLSQLPTSIVNYMTEGLFDHSPAMINWENENQRINRPFKYFNIWSMDPEFKNKVGDRWIIKIRGTKMYKLVGKLNRLKRVLKHLNINKFSDIELKVEQVKEELEECQKQIQQNPINYNLIDKEKELANKYSRLKKASDQFLRQKSKVKWLKQGDQNNRYFHMYMKA; from the coding sequence ATGGTATATGCTTACAATGATATGGCACTTAGAAGGAACCTATGGAAGGAGATAATGGACATCTACAACCACACTCGAGGTCCATGGGCTGTGAAGGGTGATTTCAATAGTGTCCTGCACAAGGAAGACAGGGTAGGCAGTCCAGTGACAGTGGCTGAAATAAGAGATTCCAGGCAATGCTATGATGTATGCTACTTCCAAGAGCTGAAATCAGCTGGTGCCTATTATACCTGGAACAACAAGCAAAGTGGAGTAGATAGAGTACTtagaaaaatagacagaatattgGTAAACATGGGTTGGTTATCACAACTGCCAACTTCTATAGTTAACTATATGACTGAGGGCTTGTTTGACCACAGCCCAGCTATGATTAATTGGGAGAATGAAAACCAGAGGATCAATAGGCCATTCAAGTACTTCAACATATGGAGTATGGATCCTGAATTTAAAAATAAAGTGGGGGATAGATGGATTATTAAAATCAGAGGAACCAAAATGTATAAACTAGTGGGGAAACTGAATAGGCTGAAGAGAGTTCTCAAAcacctgaacataaataaatttagtGACATCGAATTGAAAGTAGAACAAGTTAAGGAAGAACTAGAGGAGTGTCAAAAGCAGATTCAACAAAATCCCATCAATTATAATCtcattgataaggagaaggaatTGGCAAATAAGTATAGTAGATTAAAGAAAGCAAGTGACCAGTTCTTAAGAcaaaaaagtaaagtaaagtgGTTGAAACAAGGGGATCAGAACAACAGATACTTTCACATGTATATGAAGGCTTAA